GCCGCCCTTTGCGATCGGGACGGTCGATCAGAATCTGCCGGTCGAAGCGCCCTGCGCGCAACAGCGCCGGATCAAGGACCTCCGGCCGGTTGGTCGCAGCCAGCAAAACCACGCCCTCACGCGGATCGAAGCCGTCCAGCTCGGCCAATAACTGGTTGAGGGTCTGTTCTTTTTCGTCATTGCCGCCCAACACGCCGACGCCACGCATCTTGCCCAGCGCATCGAGTTCATCAATGAAGATGATGCAGGGTGAGGCCTGGCGGGCCTGTTCGAACAGGTCGCGGACCCGGGCCGCACCGACCCCGACGAACATTTCGACAAATTCGGACCCCGAAATCGAGAAAAACGGCACACCGGCTTCACCGGCGATGGCTTTGGCCACCAGGGTCTTGCCGGTGCCTGGCGGGCCCACCAGCAAGGTGCCCTTGGGGATGTGCGCACCCAGGCGTGCGTATCGGGCCTTGTCCTTGAGGAACGAGACGATTTCCACCAGTTCGGCCTTGGCTTCGTCAATGCCCGCGACATCGGCGAAGGTCACTCCAGTGTCGCGTTCGACAAAGATCCTGGCCCGCGACTTGCCGACATTCATCAACCCGCCAAGGCCTTGTTTGTCCGCCATCCCGCGAAACAGGAAATGCCAGAACACCATGATCATTATGAACGGCAACAACCAGCCCAACAGGCTGTTCATAAAGGTGTTTTCATTGACCCCGGTAAAGCCGACGCCCGATTGGGAGAGTTCGGTCGCCAGCGCCGGATCGACCCGCACCGTGGAGAACCGGTCGCGTCCGTCGATGGGTTCCACCAATTTGCCGCTGATCCGGTCCTTGTCGATCTGCAAGTCACTGACTTTTTGCTCGTTCAACAATTGCATGAACTGGCTGTAGGGCAGGGGCTGCACGGCCTGGCGCTCGACAAAGAAGACCTGCATGAGGCCCATGACGATAAAAGCGATCGCGAAGTAGGACAGGTTCCACCGGTCGTTCTTTTTCATGGCCTTGGCTCAGAGTGTGAACGCATATCGGTAAGCCAGCGGCCATCCCGTTTACTATAAAGATAGCCTGCTTCAGCTTCTCCCTCGCGCAGGGCGCCGGATGATGTGCACAGAGACCTCGGGTCTGGATCACCTCACCTCGTGCCGGTCATTCAGGAAACGGTGGCTGGGCAGGCGATTCCTTTTCTGGAATATCCGTCATGGTCGCCTCGGTGAGCAGCAGGACACTGGCAACCGACACGGCATTTTCCAGGGCAATACGCACCACCTTGGTCGGGTCGATGATGCCGGCTTCGTACATGTCCACATAACAATTGGCTGCCGCATCGAAGCCCACGTTGCCCGGTTCGGCGAGCATGCGGGCAATGACCACGCCGGCATCCACCGCCGAGTTTTCAGCGATGAACCGGGCCGGTGCTTCCAGAGCCCGGCGCAGAATCTGCAGGCCGGTTTTGACATCGCCCTCATGGCTGGCTTCCTCGGCTGCGATCATCGGCACCGCCTTGAGCAGCGCCAGGCCGCCACCTGGAACAATGCCTTCGGCGATCGCTGCCCTGGTCGCGGAAATCGCATCGTCGAGTGCATCCTTGCGCGATTTCATTTCCGCTTCGGAAGGCGCGCCGACGCGGATCACCGCCACGCCGCCAGACAGCCTGGCCAGGCGTTCCTGCAGTTTTTCCCGGTCGTAATCGCTGGTGGTGTTGTCCATTTGCACGCGGATCTGTTGCAGGCGCGCCTCGATAGCTTCGCGTTTACCTGCGCCGCCAATCAGCGCCGTGCTGTCTTTTTGCACCACGACGCGATGAGCCCGGCCCAACTGGCTCAATTCCACCTGTTCGAGGCTGATCCCCAACTCATTGGAGATCAGGGTTGCGCCGGTCAGAACGGCAATGTCCTGAAGCATTTCCTTGCGTCGATCACCGAAGCCTGGCGCCTTGATCGCCACCGCGCGCAATACCCCCCGAATCTGGTTGACCACCAACGTGGTCAACGCTTCACCCTCTATGTCGTCGGCGATCAGGACCAGTGGCTGGCCACTTTTGGCAATCAGTTCCAGCAATGGCAGCAGGTCTTTGAGCACGCCGATCTTATGGTCACAGAGCAGCAGGTAGGCATCGTCGAGTTCGGCCTGCATTTTCTCGGTATCGGTCACGAAGTAGGGCGAGACATATCCACGATCCAGGCGCATCCCTTCCATGACCTCGACCACTGTTTCGGTGGTCTTGGACTCTTCGACACTGACAACACCTTCAATGCCGACCTTTTCCAGAGCGTCGGCCACCAGCTGACCGATGACCGCGTCGTTGTGGGCCGAAAGCGTGGCCACCTGGGCCTTTTCCTTGGGCGTGCTGACCGGGCGCGATTGCGCCAGCAGTGATTGCATGACCAGAGAAAGCCCCCGGTCCATACCGCGCTTGAGGTCGATCGCACTGGCACCGGCGACGACGTTGCGGATGCCGTCAGCCAGGATTGCATGGGCCAGGACCGTCGATGTGCTGGTCCCGTCCCCCACGGCCTCGCCGGTGCGTTCCGCCGCCTGACGCAGCATTTGCGCACCCAGATTCTCCTCGGGGTCCAGCAGGTCGATCCGTTTGGCAATCGTCACGCCATCGTTGCAGACCGTCGGATTGCCCCATTTATTCTGAATCAACACCGATTTCGATTTCGGTCCCAGGGTCACCCGGACAGCGTCCGCCAATTGTGTGGCTCCGCTGAGGATTTTCTCGCGAGCGCCAGCACGAAACAGGATTTTAGTGTGAGCCATCAGGTTGTTCTCCTGAAGAGTTCTGCATTGTTTCAGCTTCTATGAAATGGCACGTGCAGCGTTGATTTTTATCAACAAAGTCACACAGGCAGGCGTGCAGTCGCAGTACGTACCGTTCGGATGATCGACCGTCGGTTGTTGGCCCGAATTGACAAATATCAACCTGCGCCGCAGCAAACCGGGCCCAAATGAAATCTTCAAATCCACCGTGTTTTCAGTGGACCTGACTGGAAGGGGGGGCGATTTGAAAACACGGTTCGCGTGGGATTTTTAGCCAACTCATTTGCGAGGAAAGACCATGGACAAGTTTCAGCAGAGTCAGAAAAGCCAGCTGTTCAAAACACCGGCCCATGATCCTTATTGCTTGCCGAAAATCGAAGGCTCTGCCGTCTGCCCGCAGTGTGGGGCCGCTTACCAGGCAGGTAACTGGACCTGGAAAGTTCCTGAAAACACGGTGGTTCATGATGCGCAATCAGTGACCTGCCCAGCCTGTCAGCGTACCAATGACAACAAGCCGGCGGGTACGCTCACGCTATCGGGCAGCTTCTTGCCCGCGCATCGAAACGAAATCATCAACCTGATCGAAAACACCGAGAAAAAGGAAAAAGCGGAACATGCCCTGGAGCGCATCATCGGCCTGGCCGACTCCGAGGGCGCGCTGGTTGTGACCACCACGGGCATCCATCTCGCGAACCGCCTGGGTCATGCACTGAAAGCGGCCTTCAAGGGGCACGCCGATTATCAGTACAGCGATGACGAGTTCGGGGTGAACATCGACTGGACGCGTAACGAGTAGAACCGGAGGGAAGGTGTACTCGACGCTACAAAACTTGAAGAAATGACAGGAGGTCGGGATCGAGGAGTACGACCATGATCGTCAATGATTCAACGCCACAATCTGCCGCCTGTTCTGAATCAATCAATCGTTGTGTGGCGCTCTTTTCCGAAGCCGACCGACTGAGCAAGCAAGCCTATGCGTTGTTGAACGAGCCTGTTTCGACCCAGACGATACAACGATTTTCTGCAGCGAAAAAACTGGCGGATGACAAATACCGTCAAGCCCACCAGGAATGGTTGAAAACCATGAACAAGAGCGACCCATGATGGAGGGCTGCTGCCGGTAGCCTGCCCGGCGAAGGTATTTGATTTATATCAACGCCAAAGCGATTCCAACGGAGGAGTCTGAGGTGACGCTGGTGCCTGGTCCAGCGAGGGCGCAACGACCGCGCCCTCGCAACAGGCAATGGCGCGTTGAAGTCCACCTGCCTGGAGTCAGATCATGAGCCAGTATCAACGGTTGTTATTGATCATCAACCCGGCCCTGCGCCAGTCTCCTGCGATACAACATGCGGCGGCCCTGGCCAAGGCCAGCGGGGCACGTTTGCATATCGCTGCCTTGATAAAGTCGTTGGATATTCTGACGCTGCTTGAAGAGGGCGTGCGGGAAACGGCGCGGGAGACCTATCTGCAGGACCATCGCGACTGGTTGAAGTATCAGGCAAAAAATATCCGTGGCCTGGGGATCGAGGTGACGGCAGAAGTGGCCTGGGCCGATGACCTGCAGCAGGACATTCTGGATCACGTCACGGAAATGCAGCCCGACCTGTTGATCAAGGAGGTTCAGCATGAATCGGCGCTCAAGCGCGCGTTCTTCACCCCGCTGGATTGGCACTTGCTGCGCCACTGTCCAGTGCCGGTCTATCTGATGGGCGGCAGTGGCCATACCTTGCCGCACAAGATCGTGGCCGCCGTTGACGCTTCGGGTACCGATGCCGACAAAGAGTTGAATGACCGGATCATCCAGCAGGCCAATGGCCTTGCGCTGCAGTGCAATGCCGAGTTGCACCTGCTGTATGCCTGCGACACGACAGACTATCTGGGCGATATGGGCGGCGGCGGCCTGACTCTGTCGCAGCTGACCAAGCAGTTGCGCAGGGAACTGGAGAAATCATTCCTGGCGCTGGCCGGTCGGTACGGTGTGGCCTCTGACCGCCGGCATTTCATTCTGGGGCACCCGGTCTCGGCGCTGAGTGAGTTTGCCGAGGAAAATCAGGTGGACGTGATCGTGATGGGCAGAGTCCAGTCCCATGGATTGAACAAACTGGTGGGCAGCACGACCGAACATATTCTGTATCAGGTGCCATGCAGCGTCCTGGCGGTCTAGGGACAGTCCCGTTCACGGTTGATCACACCCCTGGGTGACGGGTTGTGATGAACAGCCGTTGAGGTGAAGCCCATGCATTTGCCGATGATCAAAAAGAAACTCACCCGTTTGCCGACAAAGCCCAATTGGCTGGACAGCGAGCAAGCCCGCGCAGCCTTTTCTTGGCAGGTGGAGGCGCTCGAATTGGCCGGATTGCCAGGGGGCGGCATGAACCTCGCCTATGAGGCGGTGGATCGGCATGCAATGGGAGGGGAGCGTGAACATACGGCGTTGCGCATTCTCGATCGCCATGGCGGGCACCGCGACATCAGCTACGGGCAACTGAGCACGCTGACTAATCGCTTTGCCAATGTGCTGAAAACATTGGGCGTGGCCCCCGGTGAACGCTTGTTTGTGCTCTGTGGCCAAGGGCTGGAGCTGTATCTGGGCGTGCTCGGTGGCTTGAAGCTCGGTTGCGTGGTTTCGCCGTTATTCTGCGCGTTCGGCCCCGAGCCCATCGAAACCCGGATGCGTCTTGGTGAAGGCAGCGTGCTGTTGACCAGCGAAACTCTTTATCGACGCAAGATCGCGGCGGTTCGTGAGCATTTGCCGGCACTCAAGCATGTACTGCTGTATGACGCCGAGGGTGGGGATACGAACGCTGTGGCGGGCGCCCTCAGTGTGCATCGATTGCTGGCCGAAGCCGTGGACGATTTCGACATCGCCCGGACAACGGTCGACAGCCCCGCACTTTTACACTTCACCAGCGGCACGACCGGCACCCCCAAAGGCGTGTTACATGTGCACGGCGCCGCGCTGACGCACCGGGTCACCGCCAAATACGCCCTGGATTTACACCCTGAAGATATTTACTGGTGCAGCGCCGATCCGGGCTGGGTCACGGGGACTTCATACGGGATTTTCGCGCCGCTGCTGATGGGGGTGACCAGCGTGGTCGAGGGCAACGAATTCGATGCCGAACGCTGGTACAGGATTCTCGAAGAGCAACAGGTGACGGTCTGGTACACGGCACCGACGGCCATTCGCCTCTTGATGAAAGCCGGTGACGCCTTGGCGCGCCGCCATCACTTTCCCTGTCTGCGGTTTATTGCCAGTGTCGGTGAGCCGCTCAATCCCGAGGCTGTCTGGTGGGGCAAAGAGGTGTTGGGGCTGCCGATCCACGACAACTGGTGGCAGACCGAAACCGGCGGAATCATGATCGCCAACACGGTCTCGATGGCCATTAAACCGGGCTCCATGGGCAAACCGTTGCCCGGTGTCGAGGCAGCCATCGTCGAGCGCAAGGCGGACGGTTCGCTGGTGTTTCTCGAGGCAAATGAAGTCGGTGAACTGGCTCTGAAACGACCGTGGCCCGCCATGTTCCGTACTTATCTGGGGCAAGAGGAGCGCTATCGACGGAGCTTCGTCGGTGAGTGGTACCTCAGTGGCGATCTGGTGCGTCGCGATGCCGACGGTTATTACTGGTTCGTTAGCCGCGGCGACGACGTCATCAAGTCGGCCGGGCACCTGATCGGCCCGTTCGAGGTGGAAAGCTCACTGATGGAACATCCGGCGGTGGCCGAGGCTGCCGTGATTGGCAAGCCCGATCCTCTGCTGGGTGAAACCGTGAAGGCGTTTGTTTCGCTCAAGAGCGGATTCACCGCCAGCCCGGCCCTGCACGATGAATTGCTGGGCCATGGACGCAAGCGTCTCGGTGCCGTGGTCGCGCCAAAGGAACTGGCGTTCATGCAGGCACTGCCGCACACCCGCAGCGGAAAGCTCATGCGACGTCTGCTCAAGGCCCGGGAGCTGGGTTTGCCGGAGGGCGATACTTCCAGCCTGGAGAATCCGTCATGAGCCTGCAATCGTTGCCCAAGGACTTTGCTCTCGACTTGCTGCGAGACATGGTGCGCATCCGTCGTCTTGAGGAGCGCGCCGGCGAGCTGTACGGGGAAGGCAAGATCCGTGGCTTCCTGCACCTGTACATCGGTGAAGAAGCGGTGGCGGTCGGCGCTTTGCATGCGCTGGCAGCCGACGATGCGGTGGTCGCGACGTATCGCGAACATGGCCATGCCCTGATCAAGGGAGTGCCCATGAACACCATCATGGCCGAGATGTACGGGCGCCAGGAAGGCTGCTCGCGAGGGCGTGGCGGTTCGATGCACTTGTTCGATGCCGGTACACGTTTCTTCGGCGGCAATGCCATCGTCGCCGGCGGCTTGCCGCTCACCGTCGGCCTGGCGCTGGCCGAGCGTATGCAGGGTGGATCACGGCTCTCCACCTGCTTTTTCGGTGAAGGTGCCATGGCGGAAGGGGCGTTTCACGAGTCGATCAACCTGGCCGCCTTGTGGCAGTTGCCGATGCTGTTTTGCTGCGAGAACA
The Pseudomonas sp. GR 6-02 genome window above contains:
- a CDS encoding universal stress protein; its protein translation is MSQYQRLLLIINPALRQSPAIQHAAALAKASGARLHIAALIKSLDILTLLEEGVRETARETYLQDHRDWLKYQAKNIRGLGIEVTAEVAWADDLQQDILDHVTEMQPDLLIKEVQHESALKRAFFTPLDWHLLRHCPVPVYLMGGSGHTLPHKIVAAVDASGTDADKELNDRIIQQANGLALQCNAELHLLYACDTTDYLGDMGGGGLTLSQLTKQLRRELEKSFLALAGRYGVASDRRHFILGHPVSALSEFAEENQVDVIVMGRVQSHGLNKLVGSTTEHILYQVPCSVLAV
- the pdhA gene encoding pyruvate dehydrogenase (acetyl-transferring) E1 component subunit alpha, encoding MSLQSLPKDFALDLLRDMVRIRRLEERAGELYGEGKIRGFLHLYIGEEAVAVGALHALAADDAVVATYREHGHALIKGVPMNTIMAEMYGRQEGCSRGRGGSMHLFDAGTRFFGGNAIVAGGLPLTVGLALAERMQGGSRLSTCFFGEGAMAEGAFHESINLAALWQLPMLFCCENNLYAMGTALERSQSQTDLCAKASAYKVQTRSVDGMDVVAVYEATREAVEHIRQGRGPFFLEFRTYRFRAHSMFDPQLYRDKAEVEQWKTRGPIHTYSARLKAEGLLDEPGFLAILAQVDAEVEAAIAYAESASLEPLEDLSRDVYTPRAAP
- the acsA gene encoding acetate--CoA ligase; protein product: MHLPMIKKKLTRLPTKPNWLDSEQARAAFSWQVEALELAGLPGGGMNLAYEAVDRHAMGGEREHTALRILDRHGGHRDISYGQLSTLTNRFANVLKTLGVAPGERLFVLCGQGLELYLGVLGGLKLGCVVSPLFCAFGPEPIETRMRLGEGSVLLTSETLYRRKIAAVREHLPALKHVLLYDAEGGDTNAVAGALSVHRLLAEAVDDFDIARTTVDSPALLHFTSGTTGTPKGVLHVHGAALTHRVTAKYALDLHPEDIYWCSADPGWVTGTSYGIFAPLLMGVTSVVEGNEFDAERWYRILEEQQVTVWYTAPTAIRLLMKAGDALARRHHFPCLRFIASVGEPLNPEAVWWGKEVLGLPIHDNWWQTETGGIMIANTVSMAIKPGSMGKPLPGVEAAIVERKADGSLVFLEANEVGELALKRPWPAMFRTYLGQEERYRRSFVGEWYLSGDLVRRDADGYYWFVSRGDDVIKSAGHLIGPFEVESSLMEHPAVAEAAVIGKPDPLLGETVKAFVSLKSGFTASPALHDELLGHGRKRLGAVVAPKELAFMQALPHTRSGKLMRRLLKARELGLPEGDTSSLENPS
- the ftsH gene encoding ATP-dependent zinc metalloprotease FtsH; the encoded protein is MKKNDRWNLSYFAIAFIVMGLMQVFFVERQAVQPLPYSQFMQLLNEQKVSDLQIDKDRISGKLVEPIDGRDRFSTVRVDPALATELSQSGVGFTGVNENTFMNSLLGWLLPFIMIMVFWHFLFRGMADKQGLGGLMNVGKSRARIFVERDTGVTFADVAGIDEAKAELVEIVSFLKDKARYARLGAHIPKGTLLVGPPGTGKTLVAKAIAGEAGVPFFSISGSEFVEMFVGVGAARVRDLFEQARQASPCIIFIDELDALGKMRGVGVLGGNDEKEQTLNQLLAELDGFDPREGVVLLAATNRPEVLDPALLRAGRFDRQILIDRPDRKGRQSILKVHLKKITVEPGLDSARIAEITTGFTGADLANLVNEAAIVATRRGAEAVSLNDFTAAVERLIAGLERKSSLLDADERRVVAYHEMGHALAASSLPAMDPVHKVSIVPRAIGSLGYTLQRPTEDHFLISCQTLKDRIVVLMAGRAAEDLVYGQISTGAADDLGRATDIARQLITRFGMSPELGQSVLEKQTPTYLGDRMATMGEKDYSEQTAREIDLGIRALLDEAYQRAKALLQSRRADLDEGARLLLEKETLTPEEFPALMPFKPTPALPAP
- a CDS encoding BCAM0308 family protein, producing MDKFQQSQKSQLFKTPAHDPYCLPKIEGSAVCPQCGAAYQAGNWTWKVPENTVVHDAQSVTCPACQRTNDNKPAGTLTLSGSFLPAHRNEIINLIENTEKKEKAEHALERIIGLADSEGALVVTTTGIHLANRLGHALKAAFKGHADYQYSDDEFGVNIDWTRNE
- the groL gene encoding chaperonin GroEL (60 kDa chaperone family; promotes refolding of misfolded polypeptides especially under stressful conditions; forms two stacked rings of heptamers to form a barrel-shaped 14mer; ends can be capped by GroES; misfolded proteins enter the barrel where they are refolded when GroES binds) produces the protein MAHTKILFRAGAREKILSGATQLADAVRVTLGPKSKSVLIQNKWGNPTVCNDGVTIAKRIDLLDPEENLGAQMLRQAAERTGEAVGDGTSTSTVLAHAILADGIRNVVAGASAIDLKRGMDRGLSLVMQSLLAQSRPVSTPKEKAQVATLSAHNDAVIGQLVADALEKVGIEGVVSVEESKTTETVVEVMEGMRLDRGYVSPYFVTDTEKMQAELDDAYLLLCDHKIGVLKDLLPLLELIAKSGQPLVLIADDIEGEALTTLVVNQIRGVLRAVAIKAPGFGDRRKEMLQDIAVLTGATLISNELGISLEQVELSQLGRAHRVVVQKDSTALIGGAGKREAIEARLQQIRVQMDNTTSDYDREKLQERLARLSGGVAVIRVGAPSEAEMKSRKDALDDAISATRAAIAEGIVPGGGLALLKAVPMIAAEEASHEGDVKTGLQILRRALEAPARFIAENSAVDAGVVIARMLAEPGNVGFDAAANCYVDMYEAGIIDPTKVVRIALENAVSVASVLLLTEATMTDIPEKESPAQPPFPE